The following proteins are co-located in the Citrobacter freundii ATCC 8090 = MTCC 1658 = NBRC 12681 genome:
- the mobA gene encoding molybdenum cofactor guanylyltransferase MobA, whose amino-acid sequence MILDSAITGVVLAGGKARRMGGTDKGLLELDGKPLWRHVADILALQVETVVVNANRHRDIYQQSGLKVIPDSLADFPGPLAGMLSVFLQQTGEWFLFCPCDMPYIPHDLVARLKEQRKAAPVVWVHDGERDHPTIALMHRSMQPLLQDYLQSGERRVMVFMRLAGGHAVDFSDHKDAFVNVNTPEELAKWQEKS is encoded by the coding sequence GTGATTCTGGATAGTGCAATAACAGGGGTTGTGCTGGCTGGCGGTAAGGCCAGACGGATGGGCGGAACCGATAAAGGTCTGCTTGAGCTGGACGGTAAACCTCTTTGGCGACATGTGGCCGACATTCTCGCTTTGCAGGTCGAAACCGTGGTGGTTAATGCCAATCGCCACAGGGATATATACCAGCAAAGCGGCCTGAAAGTTATTCCCGATTCATTGGCCGATTTCCCTGGCCCACTGGCCGGGATGCTATCGGTATTCCTGCAGCAAACGGGGGAATGGTTTTTGTTCTGCCCGTGCGATATGCCCTATATTCCTCACGATCTGGTCGCTCGTTTAAAAGAGCAGCGCAAAGCAGCACCGGTTGTCTGGGTGCATGATGGTGAAAGAGATCACCCAACCATTGCGCTGATGCACCGCTCTATGCAGCCTTTACTGCAGGATTATCTTCAGTCCGGTGAACGACGCGTTATGGTCTTTATGCGTCTGGCTGGCGGTCATGCTGTCGATTTCAGCGATCATAAAGATGCGTTCGTAAACGTGAACACCCCCGAAGAGCTCGCAAAATGGCAGGAAAAATCATGA
- a CDS encoding serine/threonine protein kinase has protein sequence MNDNAFNFQTLHPDTIMDALFEQGIRVDSGLTPLNSYENRVYQFQDEDRRRFVVKFYRPERWSVDQIQEEHQFALELVNDEVPVAAPLEFSGQTLLSHQGFHYAIFPSVGGRQFEADNIDQMEAVGRYLGRMHQTGCKRTFAFRPTIGLEEYLTEPRKVFEHAQLIPSGQKAAFLKATDALMAIVTERWHTRLTTLRLHGDCHAGNILWRDGPMFVDLDDARNGPAIQDLWMLLNGDKAEQRMQLETIIEAYEEFSEFDISEIGLIEPLRAMRLVYYLAWLIRRWADPAFPKNFPWLTGEDYWHRQTATFIEQAKILQEPPLQLTPMY, from the coding sequence ATGAACGACAACGCTTTTAATTTCCAGACGCTACACCCGGATACCATCATGGATGCACTGTTTGAGCAGGGGATCCGGGTGGACTCCGGGCTTACCCCGCTTAACAGCTATGAAAACCGTGTCTATCAATTCCAGGACGAAGACCGTCGACGCTTTGTCGTTAAGTTTTATCGCCCTGAACGTTGGTCTGTCGATCAGATCCAGGAAGAGCACCAGTTTGCTCTGGAACTGGTAAACGATGAAGTCCCGGTAGCTGCTCCGCTGGAATTCAGCGGTCAAACGCTATTAAGCCATCAGGGTTTCCATTATGCGATCTTTCCCAGCGTCGGTGGACGTCAGTTTGAAGCCGACAACATCGATCAGATGGAGGCGGTGGGGCGCTATCTCGGGCGTATGCACCAGACCGGATGCAAGCGTACTTTTGCCTTCCGCCCAACGATCGGCCTTGAAGAATACCTGACTGAGCCGCGTAAAGTTTTTGAACACGCACAGCTAATCCCATCAGGGCAAAAAGCGGCCTTCCTGAAGGCAACGGATGCGCTTATGGCGATCGTTACTGAACGCTGGCATACGCGTTTAACCACGTTACGCCTGCACGGTGATTGTCATGCCGGTAATATTCTGTGGCGCGATGGTCCGATGTTTGTCGATTTAGATGATGCCCGCAACGGTCCGGCTATTCAGGATTTATGGATGCTCCTCAATGGCGATAAAGCTGAACAACGTATGCAGCTTGAAACCATTATCGAGGCTTATGAAGAGTTTAGTGAGTTCGACATCTCTGAAATCGGACTGATAGAACCTTTACGCGCTATGCGTTTAGTTTATTATCTTGCCTGGCTAATTCGACGTTGGGCTGACCCTGCATTTCCAAAAAACTTCCCGTGGTTAACCGGGGAAGATTACTGGCATCGTCAGACCGCGACCTTTATTGAGCAGGCAAAAATTCTGCAAGAGCCCCCCTTACAATTAACGCCAATGTATTAA
- a CDS encoding acyltransferase, with product MANLLNNLIMTRILAAITLLLSIVLTILVTIFCSVPIILAGVVKLLLPIPVVWRKVSVFCNFMMYCWCEGLALLLHLNPRLKWDVEGLEGLSKKNWYLLICNHYSWADIVVLCVLFRKHIPMNKYFLKQQLAWVPFIGLACWALDMPFMKRYSRGYLLRHPERRGKDVETTRRSCEKFRVHPTTIVNFVEGSRFTKDKREQTRSPYQNLLPPKAAGIAMALNVLGSQFDKMLNVTLCYPENSSRPFYDMLSGKLTRIVVRVNLEPIHEELHGDYVNDKGFKRRFQLWLNTLWSEKDAQLDAIKASNKKAGQ from the coding sequence ATGGCTAACCTTTTGAATAATTTAATTATGACGAGAATACTCGCTGCGATAACGCTGTTGCTGAGTATCGTATTGACCATATTGGTCACGATTTTTTGTTCTGTGCCGATCATCCTTGCCGGGGTTGTGAAACTCCTTTTGCCTATTCCTGTCGTCTGGCGCAAGGTTTCTGTCTTCTGTAATTTCATGATGTACTGCTGGTGTGAAGGTCTGGCGCTACTGCTGCACCTTAATCCACGGCTAAAGTGGGATGTTGAAGGACTGGAAGGTCTTAGCAAGAAAAACTGGTATCTGCTCATTTGTAATCATTACAGCTGGGCCGATATCGTTGTGCTTTGCGTTCTGTTCCGTAAGCACATCCCGATGAATAAATATTTCCTCAAGCAGCAGTTGGCCTGGGTACCCTTTATTGGCCTGGCCTGCTGGGCGCTGGATATGCCGTTTATGAAACGCTATTCACGTGGCTATCTGCTTCGCCATCCGGAACGCCGTGGTAAAGATGTCGAAACAACGCGTCGTTCCTGCGAGAAATTTCGCGTACACCCGACAACCATTGTGAATTTTGTCGAAGGTTCGCGCTTTACCAAAGATAAACGTGAGCAAACCCGCTCGCCCTATCAAAACCTGCTCCCTCCTAAGGCGGCCGGTATTGCAATGGCATTGAATGTACTGGGTTCACAGTTCGATAAAATGTTGAACGTCACGTTGTGCTATCCGGAAAACAGCAGTCGACCGTTCTACGACATGCTGAGCGGTAAGTTAACGCGGATTGTCGTGCGGGTGAATCTGGAGCCAATTCATGAAGAGTTGCACGGTGATTACGTGAACGATAAGGGATTCAAGCGTCGGTTTCAGCTCTGGCTAAATACGCTATGGAGTGAGAAAGACGCGCAGCTCGACGCGATTAAAGCCTCAAATAAAAAAGCCGGTCAGTGA
- the dsbA gene encoding thiol:disulfide interchange protein DsbA, which translates to MKKIWLALAGMVLAFSASAAQFQDGKQYITLEKPVAGEPQVLEFFSFYCPHCYQFEEVLHVSDNVKKKLPEGTKMTKYHVEFLGPLGKDLTQAWAVAMALGVEDQVTVPLFEGVQKTQTVQSVADIRKVFVDAGIKGEDYDAAWNSFVVKSLVAQQEKAAADLQLQGVPAMFVNGKYQVNPQGMDTSSMDIFVQQYADTVKYLVGQK; encoded by the coding sequence ATGAAAAAAATATGGCTGGCGCTGGCTGGTATGGTCTTAGCTTTTAGCGCATCTGCAGCGCAGTTCCAGGATGGCAAACAATACATCACTCTGGAAAAGCCAGTTGCGGGTGAACCGCAAGTGTTGGAGTTCTTCTCCTTCTACTGCCCGCACTGCTACCAGTTTGAAGAAGTGCTTCACGTATCTGATAATGTGAAGAAAAAGCTGCCGGAAGGCACCAAGATGACCAAATACCACGTCGAGTTTCTCGGGCCTTTGGGTAAAGATCTGACGCAGGCATGGGCGGTTGCAATGGCGCTGGGTGTTGAAGATCAGGTCACCGTTCCGCTGTTTGAAGGCGTTCAGAAAACCCAGACCGTTCAGTCTGTTGCTGATATCCGTAAAGTGTTTGTCGACGCAGGTATTAAAGGCGAAGATTATGATGCGGCATGGAATAGCTTCGTGGTGAAATCACTCGTGGCACAGCAGGAAAAAGCGGCGGCTGATTTACAGCTGCAGGGCGTTCCGGCGATGTTCGTGAATGGCAAATATCAGGTCAACCCACAGGGCATGGATACCAGCAGCATGGATATCTTCGTACAACAGTATGCGGATACCGTGAAGTACCTGGTTGGTCAGAAATAA
- the hemN gene encoding oxygen-independent coproporphyrinogen III oxidase — MSEQFIDWDLALIQKYNYSGPRYTSYPTALEFSEDYGTEAFLKAVTRYPERPLSLYVHIPFCHKLCYFCGCNKVVTRQQHKADQYLDVLEQEIIHRAPLFAGRHVSQLHWGGGTPTYLNKAQISRLMSLLRGNFNFNDDAEISIEVDPREIELDVLDHLRAEGFNRLSMGVQDFNKEVQRLVNREQDEEFIFALLNHAREIGFTSTNIDLIYGLPKQTPESFAFTLKRVAELNPDRLSVFNYAHLPTLFAAQRKIKDADLPSAQQKLNILQETISSLTETGYQFIGMDHFARPDDELAIAQRKGVLHRNFQGYTTQGDTDLLGMGVSAISMIGDNYAQNQKELKRYYQQVDEQGNALWRGIALTRDDCIRRDVIKLLICNFRLDYAAVEQQWALNFADYFAEDLKLLAPLAKDGLVDVDEKGIQVTPKGRLLIRNICMCFDAYLRQKARMQQFSRVI, encoded by the coding sequence ATGTCAGAGCAGTTTATAGACTGGGACCTGGCCCTGATCCAGAAATATAACTATTCCGGGCCACGATATACCTCGTACCCGACCGCGCTGGAGTTTTCTGAAGACTACGGCACTGAAGCATTTCTAAAGGCCGTGACGCGTTATCCTGAGCGTCCTCTCTCGCTGTACGTTCACATCCCGTTCTGCCACAAGCTGTGTTATTTCTGTGGCTGTAACAAGGTCGTGACTCGCCAGCAGCATAAAGCCGATCAATACCTCGATGTCTTAGAACAAGAAATTATTCATCGCGCACCGCTGTTTGCCGGACGTCATGTCAGTCAGCTGCACTGGGGCGGCGGCACGCCAACGTATCTGAATAAAGCGCAAATCAGCCGTTTGATGTCGCTGCTGCGTGGCAACTTTAACTTTAACGACGACGCCGAAATCTCGATCGAAGTGGATCCGCGTGAAATTGAGCTGGATGTGCTCGATCATTTACGCGCTGAAGGTTTTAACCGCCTGAGCATGGGGGTGCAGGACTTCAATAAAGAAGTTCAGCGCCTGGTGAACCGTGAGCAGGATGAGGAGTTTATCTTTGCGCTGCTGAATCATGCGCGTGAGATTGGCTTTACCTCAACGAATATCGATCTGATTTATGGTTTGCCAAAACAGACGCCGGAAAGTTTCGCCTTTACCCTGAAACGCGTTGCTGAGCTGAATCCAGACCGACTGAGCGTCTTCAACTACGCGCACCTGCCGACGCTGTTTGCCGCTCAGCGCAAGATTAAAGACGCCGACCTGCCCAGCGCGCAGCAGAAGCTGAATATCCTGCAGGAAACCATTTCTTCACTGACCGAAACCGGTTATCAGTTCATTGGTATGGATCACTTTGCTCGGCCGGATGATGAGCTGGCGATTGCTCAACGCAAGGGGGTGCTGCATCGTAATTTCCAGGGTTATACCACCCAGGGTGATACCGATCTGCTGGGAATGGGCGTGTCAGCCATTAGTATGATTGGTGACAACTACGCGCAGAACCAGAAAGAGCTGAAGCGCTATTATCAGCAGGTAGACGAGCAGGGGAACGCACTGTGGCGCGGAATTGCCCTGACCCGCGATGACTGCATTCGTCGTGATGTTATTAAGCTCCTGATCTGTAACTTCCGCCTCGACTATGCCGCTGTGGAACAGCAATGGGCTCTGAACTTCGCTGACTATTTTGCCGAAGACCTGAAACTGCTGGCACCGCTGGCGAAAGATGGGCTGGTGGATGTGGATGAGAAGGGGATTCAGGTTACGCCGAAGGGGCGCCTGTTGATCCGTAATATTTGCATGTGCTTTGATGCCTATCTGCGGCAGAAAGCACGCATGCAGCAGTTCTCCCGCGTCATTTAA
- the polA gene encoding DNA polymerase I: protein MVQIPENPLILVDGSSYLYRAYHAFPPLTNSAGEPTGAMYGVLNMLRSLILQYQPTHAAVVFDAKGKTFRDELFEHYKSHRPPMPDDLRAQIEPLHAMVKAMGLPLLAVSGVEADDVIGTLAREAEKVGRPVLISTGDKDMAQLVTPNITLINTMTNTILGPDEVVNKYGVPPELIIDFLALMGDSSDNIPGVPGVGEKTAQALLQGLGGLDTLYAESDKIAGLTFRGAKTMAGKLEQNKEVAYLSYQLATIKTDVELELTCEQLEVRQPAAEELLGLFKQYEFKRWVTDVEAGKWLQAKGTKPAAKPQETIVVDETPEEPATVLSYDNYVTILDEATLEEWIAKLKKAPVFAFDTETDSLDNISANLVGLSFAIEPGVAAYVPVAHDYLDAPDQIARDRALQLLKPLLEDENAHKVGQNLKYDRGILANYGIELRGITFDTMLESYILNSVAGRHDMDSLSDRWLKHKTITFEEIAGKGKNQLTFNQIALEEAGRYAAEDADVTLQLHLKMWPELQQHKGPLNVFENIDMPLVPVLSRVERNGVKIDPAVLHKHSEELTLRLNELEQKAHEIAGEAFNLSSTKQLQTILFEKQGIKPLKKTPGGAPSTSEEVLEELALDYPLPKVILEYRGLAKLKSTYTDKLPLMINKKTGRVHTSYHQAVTATGRLSSTDPNLQNIPVRNDEGRRIRQAFIAPEDYVIVSADYSQIELRIMAHLSRDKGLLTAFAEGKDIHRATAAEVFGLPLDSVTSEQRRSAKAINFGLIYGMSAFGLARQLNIPRKEAQKYMDLYFERYPGVLEYMERTRAQAKEQGYVETLEGRRLYLPDIKSSNGARRAGAERAAINAPMQGTAADIIKRAMIAVDRWLQTEQPRVRMIMQVHDELVFEVHKDDLESVSKKIHQLMENETQIDVPLLVEVGSGENWDQAH from the coding sequence ATGGTTCAGATCCCAGAAAACCCACTTATCCTTGTAGATGGCTCATCTTACCTGTATCGCGCATACCACGCGTTCCCACCGCTGACTAACAGCGCAGGAGAACCTACGGGCGCGATGTACGGTGTCCTCAACATGCTGCGTAGCTTGATTTTGCAATATCAGCCGACCCACGCGGCGGTGGTATTCGACGCCAAGGGTAAAACCTTCCGTGATGAGTTATTCGAACACTATAAGTCGCACCGCCCACCCATGCCGGACGATCTGCGTGCGCAGATTGAACCTCTGCATGCGATGGTAAAAGCGATGGGGCTGCCACTGTTGGCGGTTTCTGGCGTGGAGGCGGATGATGTCATCGGTACGCTGGCGCGGGAAGCAGAGAAGGTGGGTCGTCCGGTGCTGATTAGCACTGGTGATAAAGATATGGCTCAGTTGGTGACGCCGAATATCACCCTTATCAACACCATGACCAATACGATCCTCGGCCCGGATGAGGTGGTAAATAAATACGGTGTCCCGCCGGAACTGATCATCGATTTCCTGGCGCTGATGGGGGATTCCTCAGATAACATCCCTGGCGTTCCAGGCGTAGGTGAAAAAACTGCGCAGGCTCTGCTGCAGGGGCTGGGTGGGCTGGATACTCTCTATGCTGAATCAGACAAAATTGCAGGGCTGACATTCCGTGGTGCGAAAACCATGGCGGGCAAACTTGAGCAGAATAAAGAGGTGGCGTACCTCTCTTATCAATTGGCTACTATCAAAACGGATGTTGAGCTGGAGTTGACCTGCGAGCAGCTGGAAGTCCGTCAACCGGCAGCGGAAGAACTGCTTGGCCTGTTTAAACAGTATGAATTCAAACGTTGGGTTACTGACGTTGAAGCGGGTAAATGGCTACAGGCGAAAGGGACGAAGCCGGCGGCAAAACCGCAAGAAACTATTGTCGTCGATGAAACGCCTGAGGAGCCGGCTACGGTTCTTTCGTATGATAACTATGTGACGATTCTGGACGAAGCGACGCTGGAAGAGTGGATCGCGAAGCTGAAAAAAGCACCTGTCTTTGCCTTCGATACTGAAACTGACAGCCTGGACAATATTTCCGCGAATCTGGTTGGCCTGTCTTTTGCCATTGAACCGGGTGTGGCGGCATATGTTCCTGTTGCCCACGATTACCTGGATGCCCCCGATCAAATAGCTCGCGATCGCGCGCTGCAGCTGCTGAAGCCGCTGCTGGAAGATGAGAACGCGCACAAAGTCGGGCAGAACCTGAAGTACGATCGTGGTATCCTGGCGAACTATGGCATCGAGCTGCGCGGCATCACCTTTGACACCATGCTTGAATCCTACATTCTTAACAGCGTCGCTGGCCGACACGATATGGACAGCCTGTCGGACCGCTGGCTTAAACATAAAACCATCACCTTTGAAGAGATCGCTGGAAAAGGCAAAAACCAGCTGACCTTTAACCAGATAGCATTGGAAGAAGCCGGGCGTTACGCTGCGGAAGACGCCGACGTTACGCTACAGCTGCATCTGAAAATGTGGCCAGAATTACAGCAGCATAAAGGGCCACTGAACGTCTTTGAAAATATCGATATGCCGCTGGTGCCAGTTTTGTCTCGTGTTGAGCGCAACGGTGTGAAAATCGATCCGGCTGTTCTGCACAAGCATTCAGAAGAACTGACGCTGCGTTTGAACGAGCTGGAGCAAAAAGCGCACGAGATCGCCGGAGAAGCGTTTAACCTGTCTTCCACCAAGCAACTGCAAACCATCCTGTTTGAAAAGCAGGGTATTAAGCCGCTGAAGAAAACCCCTGGCGGCGCGCCATCAACGTCAGAAGAAGTGCTGGAAGAGCTCGCGCTGGATTATCCGTTGCCGAAAGTTATCCTGGAATATCGTGGTTTAGCAAAACTGAAGTCGACCTATACGGATAAGCTTCCGTTGATGATTAACAAGAAGACCGGGCGCGTGCACACTTCCTATCATCAGGCAGTTACCGCAACGGGTCGCTTGTCTTCAACGGATCCGAACCTGCAAAACATCCCGGTACGTAATGACGAAGGTCGTCGTATTCGTCAGGCGTTCATTGCGCCAGAAGACTACGTGATTGTCTCTGCGGACTACTCACAGATTGAACTGCGTATCATGGCGCACCTTTCACGTGATAAAGGTCTGCTTACCGCGTTTGCCGAAGGGAAAGATATTCACCGCGCAACGGCGGCAGAAGTCTTTGGTTTACCGCTTGATTCTGTGACCAGCGAGCAACGCCGCAGCGCGAAAGCCATCAACTTCGGTTTGATCTACGGGATGAGCGCTTTTGGTCTGGCGCGCCAGTTGAATATTCCGCGTAAAGAAGCACAGAAGTACATGGATCTCTACTTCGAACGCTACCCTGGCGTGTTGGAATATATGGAACGCACCCGCGCGCAGGCGAAAGAGCAGGGTTATGTAGAAACGCTGGAAGGTCGCCGTCTCTATTTACCGGATATTAAATCCAGTAATGGTGCTCGTCGTGCAGGTGCAGAACGCGCGGCAATTAACGCCCCGATGCAGGGTACTGCCGCAGACATTATCAAACGAGCGATGATTGCGGTGGACAGATGGCTGCAAACCGAGCAACCGCGTGTGCGTATGATCATGCAGGTACACGATGAACTGGTGTTTGAGGTGCATAAAGATGACCTCGAAAGCGTCTCTAAAAAGATCCACCAACTGATGGAAAACGAGACCCAGATTGACGTGCCGTTGCTGGTGGAAGTCGGTAGTGGCGAAAACTGGGATCAGGCGCACTAA
- the yihA gene encoding ribosome biogenesis GTP-binding protein YihA/YsxC: protein MTNLNYQQTHFVMSAPDIRHLPSDTGIEVAFAGRSNAGKSSALNTLTNQKGLARTSKTPGRTQLINLFEVVDGKRLVDLPGYGYAEVPEEMKRKWQRALAEYLEKRQSLQGLVVLMDIRHPLKDLDQQMILWAVESNVQVLVLLTKADKLASGARKAQLNMVREAVLAFNGDVQVEAFSSLKKLGVDKLRQKLDSWFSELAPIEEMQDGE from the coding sequence TTGACTAACTTGAATTATCAACAGACGCACTTTGTGATGAGTGCGCCTGATATTCGCCACTTACCTTCCGACACGGGTATAGAAGTGGCTTTTGCTGGCCGTTCCAACGCAGGCAAATCCAGTGCGCTAAATACCCTGACGAATCAAAAGGGTCTGGCGCGTACATCTAAAACGCCAGGTCGTACTCAGCTCATCAACCTGTTTGAAGTCGTTGACGGCAAACGCCTGGTCGATTTGCCAGGATACGGTTATGCCGAAGTTCCAGAAGAGATGAAGCGCAAATGGCAGCGCGCGCTGGCTGAATATCTGGAAAAACGTCAGAGCCTGCAAGGTCTGGTGGTACTGATGGATATTCGTCATCCGTTAAAAGATCTCGATCAACAGATGATCCTGTGGGCGGTTGAGAGCAACGTTCAGGTTCTGGTACTGCTGACTAAAGCAGATAAGCTGGCCAGCGGTGCACGCAAAGCGCAGTTGAATATGGTACGCGAAGCCGTACTGGCATTTAACGGTGATGTGCAGGTAGAAGCATTCTCATCGCTGAAAAAGCTGGGTGTGGACAAACTGCGGCAAAAACTGGATAGCTGGTTTAGTGAACTGGCACCGATTGAAGAGATGCAGGACGGGGAATAA
- the yihI gene encoding Der GTPase-activating protein YihI, protein MKPTSTPRGKGPAKARRKTREEINQEARDRKRQKKHRGHAAGSRASGSEGASGGGNQNKQKDPRIGSKTPIPLGVTEKVTKQHKPKSEKPMLSPQAELDLLETDERLDALLERLEAGETLSAEDQSWVDAKLDRIDELMQKLGLSYDDEEEEEEEEKQEDMMRLLKGGN, encoded by the coding sequence ATGAAACCAACTTCTACACCACGCGGTAAAGGTCCTGCAAAAGCGCGTCGTAAAACACGCGAAGAAATTAACCAGGAAGCTCGCGACCGTAAGCGCCAGAAAAAACACCGTGGTCATGCGGCAGGTAGCCGTGCGTCCGGTAGCGAAGGCGCATCTGGTGGCGGAAACCAAAATAAGCAAAAAGATCCTCGTATTGGCAGCAAAACCCCCATTCCATTGGGCGTGACCGAAAAAGTCACCAAACAGCACAAACCGAAGAGTGAGAAACCTATGCTTTCACCACAGGCTGAGTTGGATTTACTGGAAACGGATGAGCGCCTGGATGCGCTGCTGGAGCGTCTTGAAGCAGGAGAGACCCTGAGCGCGGAAGATCAGTCCTGGGTTGATGCCAAGCTGGACCGCATTGATGAGCTGATGCAAAAGCTGGGTCTTTCTTACGATGACGAGGAAGAAGAGGAAGAAGAAGAAAAGCAGGAAGACATGATGCGCCTGCTGAAAGGCGGCAACTAA
- a CDS encoding YihD family protein, giving the protein MKCKRLNEVIELLQPAWQKEPDLNLMQFLQKLAQESGFDGELADLTDDILIYHLKMRDSAKDAVIPGIQKDYEEDFKTALLRARGVIKE; this is encoded by the coding sequence ATGAAATGTAAACGTCTGAATGAAGTTATTGAACTCCTCCAGCCTGCCTGGCAGAAGGAACCCGATCTTAACCTGATGCAATTTTTACAGAAACTGGCGCAAGAGTCAGGTTTTGACGGCGAACTGGCGGATTTAACTGATGACATTCTGATCTATCACCTGAAAATGCGTGACTCGGCGAAAGATGCGGTCATTCCAGGTATTCAGAAAGATTATGAAGAAGATTTTAAAACTGCACTACTCCGCGCACGTGGCGTAATTAAAGAGTAA
- a CDS encoding YshB family small membrane protein, which yields MLESMINLLSSGAVESHTPQTAVAAVLCAALVGLFS from the coding sequence ATGCTGGAATCAATGATTAATCTACTGTCGAGCGGTGCGGTCGAAAGCCATACGCCACAAACTGCGGTTGCCGCAGTGCTGTGTGCGGCGCTGGTTGGGCTGTTCAGCTGA
- the glnG gene encoding nitrogen regulation protein NR(I), translating to MQRGIVWVVDDDSSIRWVLERALAGAGLSCTTFESGKEVLDALASKTPDVLLSDIRMPGMDGLTLLKQIKQRHPMLPVIIMTAHSDLDAAVSAYQQGAFDYLPKPFDIDEAVALVERAISHYQEQQQPRNVQINGPTTDIIGEAPAMQDVFRIIGRLSRSSISVLINGESGTGKELVAHALHRHSPRVKAPFIALNMAAIPKDLIESELFGHEKGAFTGANTIRQGRFEQADGGTLFLDEIGDMPLDVQTRLLRVLADGQFYRVGGYAPVKVDVRIIAATHQNLELRVQEGKFREDLFHRLNVIRVHLPPLRERREDIPRLARHFLQEAAHELGVEAKQLHPETEAALTRLAWPGNVRQLENTCRWLTVMAAGQEVLIQDLPAELFETTVPDAPSHMQPDSWATLLAQWADRALRSGHQNLLSEAQPEMERTLLTTALRHTQGHKQEAARLLGWGRNTLTRKLKELGME from the coding sequence CCGTTGGGTGCTTGAACGTGCGCTCGCAGGGGCAGGGCTAAGCTGTACCACATTTGAAAGTGGTAAAGAGGTGCTGGACGCGCTGGCCAGCAAAACGCCTGACGTACTGTTGTCGGATATTCGCATGCCGGGCATGGACGGTCTGACGCTGTTAAAACAGATTAAACAGCGGCATCCGATGCTTCCGGTCATCATAATGACCGCGCACTCCGATCTGGATGCTGCCGTCAGCGCCTATCAGCAAGGGGCGTTTGATTATCTGCCCAAACCTTTTGATATTGATGAAGCCGTGGCGCTGGTCGAACGTGCCATCAGCCATTATCAGGAACAGCAGCAGCCGCGCAATGTTCAGATAAACGGCCCAACAACTGACATCATCGGCGAAGCGCCGGCAATGCAGGACGTCTTTCGCATTATTGGCCGCCTGTCCCGATCGTCAATCAGCGTATTGATTAACGGGGAGTCCGGGACCGGTAAAGAGCTGGTCGCCCATGCGTTGCACCGTCATAGCCCGCGCGTCAAAGCGCCGTTTATCGCCCTGAACATGGCGGCTATTCCGAAAGATTTGATCGAATCTGAGCTGTTTGGTCATGAAAAAGGGGCATTTACCGGGGCGAATACGATTCGCCAGGGGCGCTTTGAACAGGCTGACGGCGGTACGCTGTTCCTCGATGAAATTGGCGATATGCCGCTGGACGTGCAAACGCGTTTATTGCGCGTATTAGCCGATGGACAGTTTTATCGCGTTGGCGGCTATGCGCCCGTGAAGGTGGACGTACGTATTATCGCCGCCACGCACCAGAATCTGGAACTACGCGTACAGGAAGGCAAATTCCGCGAAGACTTATTCCATCGTCTGAACGTCATCCGCGTGCATTTGCCGCCGCTGCGTGAACGTCGGGAAGATATCCCACGTCTGGCGCGCCATTTCCTGCAGGAGGCCGCGCACGAACTGGGGGTTGAAGCCAAACAATTACACCCGGAGACCGAGGCGGCGCTGACCCGTCTGGCCTGGCCGGGTAACGTGCGTCAGCTTGAGAACACCTGCCGCTGGTTAACCGTCATGGCCGCCGGGCAGGAAGTACTGATTCAGGACTTACCAGCCGAGCTGTTTGAAACCACCGTGCCTGACGCACCGTCCCATATGCAGCCAGACAGCTGGGCAACCCTGTTGGCACAGTGGGCAGACCGGGCCTTGCGTTCCGGTCATCAAAACCTGCTTTCTGAGGCTCAACCTGAAATGGAGCGCACGCTGTTGACCACCGCGCTACGTCATACCCAGGGGCACAAACAGGAAGCCGCACGCCTGCTTGGCTGGGGCCGTAATACCTTGACGCGTAAGTTAAAAGAACTCGGAATGGAGTGA